A region from the Candidatus Hydrogenedentota bacterium genome encodes:
- a CDS encoding CPBP family intramembrane metalloprotease produces the protein MVPEPLQSRDMQTGAGTSPFPHTAACAAAFACALPVVWIGAWLLERALEGNTSWLDESGARSLYWLGMKLLLWIAPSLVLIRLSGRSAGGVMGLSRVREIIVWGGGVGLALGVTALAVKWAGHRPLFASAPGWPLFSGVVVAPLVEEFTFRGALMGALAGRFRFWSANLLTAAFFLAIHLPGWHFQGCLLDNLKSPAGGALSIFLLGLVFGYVVHRTRSVAAGTLAHALNNLFNA, from the coding sequence ATGGTGCCCGAGCCGCTTCAGAGCCGAGACATGCAGACGGGGGCTGGGACTTCCCCCTTTCCGCACACGGCGGCGTGCGCCGCCGCCTTCGCCTGCGCGCTTCCCGTTGTCTGGATTGGCGCGTGGCTGCTGGAGCGCGCCCTGGAGGGGAACACGTCTTGGCTGGACGAAAGCGGTGCGCGGTCCCTCTACTGGCTGGGGATGAAGCTGCTGCTCTGGATCGCCCCGTCCCTGGTGCTCATCCGCTTGTCGGGCCGCTCCGCGGGCGGAGTCATGGGCTTGTCCCGGGTCCGCGAGATCATCGTGTGGGGGGGCGGCGTCGGGCTCGCGCTGGGGGTGACGGCCCTCGCCGTCAAATGGGCGGGGCACCGGCCGCTGTTCGCGTCCGCGCCGGGCTGGCCGCTGTTCAGCGGCGTGGTGGTCGCGCCGCTGGTCGAGGAGTTCACTTTTCGGGGCGCGCTCATGGGCGCGCTGGCGGGGCGGTTCCGCTTCTGGAGTGCCAACCTGCTGACCGCCGCATTCTTCCTGGCCATCCACCTGCCGGGCTGGCATTTCCAGGGCTGCCTGCTGGATAATCTGAAGTCGCCGGCCGGCGGCGCGCTTTCCATCTTTCTGCTGGGGCTTGTTTTCGGGTATGTTGTCCACCGGACGCGTTCCGTCGCGGCGGGAACGCTTGCCCACGCCCTGAACAATCTCTTCAACGCCTGA
- the hisC gene encoding histidinol-phosphate transaminase yields MKYSRKILETVEGYTPGEQPSDPDVIKLNTNENPYPPSPRVIEAVRALGVNALRRYPDPLCAAFRAECVRRYGLQGPEWVIAGNGMDELLALALRAFVDPGDRVLAPYPTYSLYEVLCRLHDCALDSVDLDPSFRLPDGFFSTPGRLCFLARPNAPTGVSAPRAEVERLCRSFPGIVVIDEAYVDFSDDHCMDFPERFPNAIVMRTFSKSFSLAGMRVGIAVARPELIAEFVKVKDSYNLDAFSQAAGRAALEDYDYMRENAGRVRSTRAWLRNDLLALGFDVPESQSNFLLARWNGTPDARALFQGLRDRGILVRYFPHRLLENALRITIGTDEECAALLLALRALVGA; encoded by the coding sequence ATGAAGTACAGCCGGAAAATCCTGGAGACGGTGGAAGGCTACACGCCGGGCGAGCAGCCCTCGGACCCGGACGTGATCAAGCTGAACACGAACGAGAACCCCTATCCCCCGTCGCCGCGGGTGATCGAGGCCGTGCGCGCCCTGGGCGTGAACGCCCTGCGCCGCTACCCCGACCCGCTCTGCGCGGCTTTCCGCGCCGAGTGCGTGCGCCGGTACGGTCTGCAGGGGCCGGAATGGGTCATCGCCGGGAATGGCATGGACGAGCTGCTGGCGCTGGCGCTGCGCGCCTTTGTGGACCCCGGCGACCGCGTGCTCGCGCCCTACCCCACCTACTCCCTCTACGAGGTGCTGTGCCGGCTGCACGACTGCGCCCTGGACTCGGTGGACCTGGACCCGTCCTTCCGGCTTCCGGACGGGTTCTTCTCCACGCCCGGAAGACTGTGCTTTCTGGCACGGCCCAACGCGCCCACCGGCGTGTCCGCGCCCCGCGCGGAGGTGGAGCGCCTCTGCCGGAGTTTCCCCGGCATCGTGGTGATTGACGAGGCCTATGTGGACTTTTCCGACGACCACTGCATGGACTTCCCGGAGCGGTTCCCGAACGCCATCGTGATGCGCACCTTCTCCAAGTCCTTCAGCCTGGCGGGCATGCGCGTGGGTATCGCCGTGGCGCGTCCGGAGCTGATCGCGGAGTTCGTGAAGGTGAAGGACTCGTACAACCTGGACGCCTTCAGCCAGGCGGCCGGTCGGGCCGCGCTGGAGGACTACGACTACATGCGCGAGAACGCCGGGCGCGTCCGCAGCACGCGCGCGTGGCTGCGCAACGACCTGCTGGCCCTCGGGTTCGACGTGCCGGAGTCGCAGAGCAATTTCCTGCTGGCCCGGTGGAACGGGACGCCGGACGCGCGCGCGCTCTTCCAGGGCCTGCGCGACCGCGGCATTCTGGTGCGCTATTTTCCGCACCGGCTGCTGGAGAACGCGCTGCGCATCACCATCGGCACGGACGAGGAGTGCGCGGCGCTGCTGCTGGCGCTGCGCGCGCTGGTCGGGGCCTGA
- the secG gene encoding preprotein translocase subunit SecG — translation MLEAIFNSTVLWWLILLLYLPACLGLVVIVLLQKGKGAGFAGAFGVGGGSDTVFGPRSSKSLPQKITYAAAALFMLLALLMSTLSGRVGRSAAPEQVTEEEIANMNALFEQQNPAADAAAAPEGDAAAAVPAADAAAPAEAPAPAPVVVEATPVPDAAPAEAAPAEAAPAPAVEAAPAPEAAPVVETPVAPEAAAAAAEEHTTETAPAPPAQ, via the coding sequence ATGCTTGAGGCAATTTTCAACTCGACCGTGCTGTGGTGGCTGATCCTGCTGCTCTATCTGCCCGCCTGCCTGGGGCTGGTCGTCATCGTCCTCCTGCAGAAGGGCAAGGGCGCGGGGTTCGCCGGGGCCTTTGGCGTCGGCGGCGGCAGCGACACGGTGTTCGGCCCCCGCTCGTCCAAGAGCCTTCCGCAGAAGATCACCTATGCGGCGGCGGCCCTGTTCATGCTGCTGGCCCTGCTGATGTCCACGCTCTCCGGACGCGTGGGCCGCAGCGCGGCGCCCGAACAGGTCACCGAGGAGGAAATCGCGAACATGAACGCCCTCTTCGAGCAGCAGAACCCGGCGGCCGACGCCGCGGCGGCGCCCGAGGGCGATGCGGCGGCGGCGGTCCCGGCGGCGGACGCCGCGGCTCCGGCCGAGGCCCCCGCGCCCGCGCCGGTGGTGGTGGAAGCCACCCCCGTGCCGGATGCGGCCCCGGCGGAAGCGGCCCCGGCGGAAGCCGCGCCCGCGCCCGCAGTCGAGGCGGCTCCGGCCCCGGAGGCGGCCCCCGTGGTCGAGACGCCCGTCGCGCCCGAAGCGGCGGCCGCGGCGGCGGAGGAACATACGACGGAGACGGCGCCTGCCCCTCCCGCACAGTGA
- a CDS encoding HAD family hydrolase has protein sequence MFLRFLRRAVPEGEALLFDYDGVIADSGEVYFAEFTRLCAEMGFDRLNSKEAFLALFDHNLVLQLIRAGFPLRRLKELGRQVAPRVEAANERISPFPEMPGILARLADVHPVYIITSNATFTVTRFLEKHRVEGVRGVIGADQETSKVKKIRRVMRLERGRRCWYVGDTRGDIVEARRAGVLSVGAAWGWHDEARICSARPDAVARRPEDLLRWFGAPKADLETVRREGGPAEETHP, from the coding sequence GTGTTTCTCCGGTTCCTCCGGCGCGCGGTCCCCGAGGGGGAGGCGCTTCTCTTCGACTACGACGGCGTCATCGCCGACTCCGGGGAGGTGTACTTCGCCGAGTTCACGCGACTCTGCGCGGAGATGGGCTTTGACCGCCTGAACTCGAAGGAGGCCTTTCTCGCCCTCTTCGACCACAACCTCGTGCTCCAGCTGATCCGGGCGGGGTTCCCCCTGCGGCGGCTGAAGGAGCTGGGGCGGCAGGTGGCCCCGCGGGTGGAGGCCGCCAATGAGCGCATATCGCCCTTCCCGGAGATGCCGGGCATTTTGGCCCGCCTCGCGGATGTTCACCCCGTGTATATCATCACCTCCAACGCCACGTTCACCGTCACCCGCTTTCTTGAGAAACACCGGGTGGAGGGCGTGCGCGGGGTGATCGGCGCGGACCAGGAGACGAGCAAGGTGAAAAAGATCCGCCGGGTCATGCGCCTGGAGCGCGGACGCCGCTGCTGGTATGTCGGCGACACACGCGGCGACATCGTCGAGGCCCGCCGCGCCGGGGTGCTTTCCGTGGGCGCGGCCTGGGGCTGGCACGACGAGGCGCGCATCTGCTCGGCCCGGCCCGACGCCGTGGCCCGGCGGCCGGAGGACCTGCTGCGCTGGTTTGGCGCGCCGAAGGCCGACCTGGAAACCGTCCGCCGCGAGGGCGGCCCGGCGGAGGAGACACATCCATGA
- the murA gene encoding UDP-N-acetylglucosamine 1-carboxyvinyltransferase, producing the protein MDRIVIRGGNPLRGAVHVHGAKNAVLPLMAASLLAETPCTLHNVPCLHDVFSMDKLLSHMGVRTEFTGRYMIMDASGPLEPEAPYDLVRKMRASFFVLGPLLARCGRARVSLPGGCAIGTRPVDIHLKGLEALGANIRLDEGYVLADGKLRGTRFTLDFPSVGATETLMMAATRADGVTRLVNVAREPEVADLARFLNAMGAQISGAGTDVITVVGVEALGGADHTAVPDRIEAGTFLAAAAATGGDVTVLDANPDHLPVFLDKLAEAGATVETGANRIRVAAPNRLKAVDAATQPFPGFATDLQAQFMAMLTCADGASRIRETVFENRFMQVAELVRMGADISVDGNMAIVRGVSGLSGAPVMASDLRASAALVIAGLMAGEGETVLHRVYHIDRGYERIEERLASLGADIVRVRD; encoded by the coding sequence ATGGACCGAATCGTAATCCGGGGGGGGAACCCGCTGAGGGGCGCGGTGCACGTGCACGGCGCGAAGAACGCGGTGCTGCCGCTGATGGCGGCGTCGCTGCTGGCGGAGACCCCCTGCACGCTGCACAATGTGCCCTGCCTGCACGATGTCTTCTCCATGGACAAGCTGTTGTCGCACATGGGCGTGCGGACGGAGTTTACGGGCCGCTACATGATCATGGACGCCTCCGGCCCCCTGGAGCCCGAGGCGCCCTATGACCTCGTCCGGAAGATGCGGGCGTCGTTCTTCGTGCTGGGGCCGCTGCTGGCCCGGTGCGGACGGGCGCGCGTGTCCCTGCCCGGCGGATGCGCCATCGGCACCCGCCCGGTGGACATCCACCTGAAGGGGCTGGAGGCCCTGGGCGCGAACATCCGCCTGGACGAGGGCTATGTGCTGGCCGACGGGAAGCTCCGGGGCACCCGGTTCACGCTGGACTTCCCCAGCGTGGGCGCGACGGAGACGCTGATGATGGCGGCCACGCGCGCCGACGGGGTCACCCGGCTGGTGAATGTGGCGCGGGAGCCGGAGGTGGCGGACCTGGCGCGTTTTCTCAACGCGATGGGCGCGCAGATCTCCGGCGCGGGCACGGATGTCATCACCGTTGTGGGCGTGGAGGCCCTCGGCGGGGCCGACCACACGGCGGTCCCCGACCGGATCGAGGCGGGCACGTTCCTGGCCGCGGCCGCGGCCACGGGCGGCGACGTGACGGTGCTGGACGCGAACCCGGACCATCTGCCGGTCTTTCTGGACAAGCTGGCGGAGGCGGGCGCGACCGTGGAGACGGGCGCAAACCGCATCCGCGTGGCCGCGCCGAACCGCCTGAAGGCGGTGGACGCCGCCACGCAGCCCTTCCCCGGCTTCGCCACGGACCTCCAGGCGCAGTTCATGGCGATGCTGACCTGCGCCGACGGCGCGAGCCGCATCCGGGAGACGGTGTTTGAGAACCGGTTCATGCAGGTGGCCGAGCTGGTCCGCATGGGCGCCGACATCAGCGTGGACGGAAACATGGCCATCGTGCGCGGCGTCTCCGGGCTGTCGGGCGCGCCGGTCATGGCGTCGGACCTGCGCGCGAGCGCGGCCCTCGTGATCGCCGGCCTCATGGCGGGCGAGGGCGAGACGGTCCTGCACCGCGTCTACCACATTGACCGGGGATATGAGCGGATCGAGGAGCGCCTGGCGTCGCTGGGCGCGGACATTGTGCGGGTCCGGGACTAG
- a CDS encoding Gfo/Idh/MocA family oxidoreductase: MNRPGEKHPLSRRAFLRRTAAAAAGAAVFPMITPGRALGLDGAVSAGNRITVGLIGMGRMMENHIGPFLNDAECQVLALCDVERNRLEYHAGRVNAHYTRANGGGSYSACDVYGDFRALCARPDIDVVLIAVPDHWHVLIAIEALKNGKDVYLEKPLSLTINEGKALRAAVRRYGRILQTGSQQRSDTAFRTACELVRNGRIGKVLEVYVNVGGPPQEDNLPGEPTPEGLDWDLWLGPRPWRPYSSVLAPPQSFRGWPEWRYYREYAGGGMTDWGAHHYDIAQWGLGRDGSGPVEIIPPSPDTPETTRLTHVYDDGVRMFHGGAAGGAGVEFVGESGRVRVNRGQFLETEPETLKYETIGPEETRLYASADHRRNFLECVRSRREPICPVEVGHRSATVCHLANIASLLRRPLRWDPERETFVDDPEADRLLERPMRALWQLT; this comes from the coding sequence ATGAACAGACCAGGCGAAAAACACCCCCTCAGCCGCAGGGCCTTTCTGCGGCGGACGGCCGCCGCCGCCGCGGGCGCGGCGGTGTTTCCCATGATCACGCCGGGCCGCGCGCTCGGGCTGGACGGCGCGGTGTCGGCGGGCAACCGGATCACCGTGGGCCTCATCGGCATGGGCCGCATGATGGAGAACCACATCGGCCCGTTCCTGAACGACGCGGAGTGCCAGGTGCTGGCGCTGTGCGACGTGGAGCGGAACCGGCTGGAGTACCACGCGGGGCGGGTCAACGCCCATTACACGCGGGCCAACGGCGGCGGGTCCTACAGCGCGTGCGACGTCTACGGCGATTTCCGCGCCCTGTGCGCGCGGCCGGACATTGACGTCGTGCTCATCGCCGTGCCGGACCACTGGCATGTGCTCATCGCGATCGAGGCGCTGAAGAACGGCAAGGACGTGTATCTGGAGAAGCCGCTGTCCCTGACCATCAACGAGGGGAAGGCGCTGCGGGCGGCGGTGCGCCGGTATGGCCGCATCCTCCAGACGGGCAGCCAGCAGCGCTCGGACACGGCGTTCCGCACGGCCTGCGAGCTGGTGCGGAACGGCCGCATCGGGAAAGTGCTCGAGGTCTATGTCAACGTGGGCGGCCCGCCGCAGGAGGACAACCTGCCCGGGGAACCGACCCCGGAGGGGCTGGACTGGGACCTGTGGCTCGGCCCGCGCCCGTGGCGGCCCTACTCGTCCGTCCTCGCGCCACCGCAGTCGTTCCGCGGCTGGCCGGAGTGGCGCTACTACCGCGAGTATGCCGGGGGCGGCATGACGGACTGGGGCGCGCACCACTATGACATCGCCCAGTGGGGGCTGGGCAGGGACGGGAGCGGCCCCGTGGAGATCATCCCGCCCTCGCCGGACACGCCGGAAACCACCCGGCTCACGCATGTCTACGACGACGGCGTCCGCATGTTTCACGGCGGCGCGGCCGGCGGCGCGGGCGTGGAGTTTGTCGGCGAATCGGGCCGCGTCCGCGTGAACCGGGGGCAGTTCCTGGAGACGGAGCCGGAGACGCTGAAATATGAGACCATCGGCCCGGAGGAGACGCGCCTGTACGCCAGCGCGGACCACCGGCGGAATTTCCTGGAGTGCGTGCGCTCGCGCCGGGAGCCCATCTGCCCCGTGGAGGTGGGCCACCGCTCGGCGACCGTGTGCCACCTGGCGAACATCGCCTCGCTCCTGCGCCGCCCCCTGCGGTGGGACCCGGAGCGCGAAACGTTCGTGGACGACCCCGAGGCGGACCGCCTCCTGGAGCGACCCATGCGCGCGCTGTGGCAGCTCACATGA
- the hisD gene encoding histidinol dehydrogenase, which produces MEKHVITDDAALAQLRRRLLARSAPGGTPAAAARLESVRAIVEAVRTEGDAAVARFTEQFDGVRLAPERFELTREEIEAAGSRVDPETLAALGRAMENIRDFHARNLRESWEREYPDGSVIGQRVGPVESAGVYVPGGKAFYPSSVLMNIVPARVAGVTEIIMVSPPSHNGDIHPGVVAAARMAGATRVFRVGGAQAVAALAFGTETIPAVCKITGPGNAYVTAAKALVRGAVEIDSEAGPSEVLVLADASTNPRFAAAELFAQAEHDEEAMCLLVSDNEQTADAVAAVVDAELPALQRAGIASRALEELGLLIVARSAAEAVDLANFIAPEHLSVQTRDAEATAKQIRNAGAVMVGPMTPVAVGDYIAGPNHVLPTMRRARFSSPLTAEDFRKVTSYIKYSEERLRAQGTDIVRLAELEGLEAHARSVTVRLEES; this is translated from the coding sequence ATGGAAAAACACGTCATCACCGACGACGCCGCGCTGGCGCAACTCAGGCGCCGGCTGCTGGCGCGCAGCGCGCCGGGCGGCACCCCCGCCGCCGCGGCCCGCCTGGAAAGCGTCCGGGCGATTGTGGAGGCCGTGCGGACGGAGGGCGACGCGGCGGTCGCGCGGTTCACGGAGCAGTTCGACGGGGTGCGCCTCGCGCCGGAGCGGTTCGAGCTGACCCGGGAGGAGATCGAGGCCGCCGGGAGCCGCGTGGACCCCGAAACCCTCGCCGCCCTGGGCCGCGCGATGGAGAACATCCGGGACTTCCACGCGCGAAACCTCCGCGAATCCTGGGAGCGGGAGTACCCCGACGGGTCGGTGATCGGCCAGCGGGTGGGCCCCGTCGAGAGCGCGGGGGTCTATGTCCCCGGCGGCAAGGCCTTCTACCCCTCCTCCGTGCTGATGAACATCGTCCCCGCCCGCGTGGCCGGGGTGACCGAGATTATCATGGTGTCGCCGCCGTCCCACAACGGCGACATCCACCCCGGCGTGGTGGCCGCGGCGCGGATGGCGGGGGCGACCCGCGTCTTCCGCGTGGGCGGGGCGCAGGCCGTGGCGGCCCTCGCCTTCGGCACGGAGACTATCCCGGCGGTGTGCAAGATCACCGGGCCGGGCAACGCCTATGTGACGGCGGCCAAGGCGCTGGTGCGCGGGGCCGTGGAGATTGACAGCGAGGCCGGGCCCTCCGAGGTGCTGGTGCTGGCGGACGCCTCCACCAACCCGCGCTTTGCCGCCGCCGAGCTCTTCGCCCAGGCGGAGCACGACGAGGAGGCCATGTGCCTGCTGGTCTCGGACAACGAACAGACGGCGGACGCCGTGGCCGCCGTGGTGGACGCGGAGCTCCCGGCGCTCCAGCGCGCGGGCATCGCGTCGCGCGCCCTGGAAGAGCTGGGCCTGCTCATTGTAGCCCGCTCGGCGGCGGAGGCGGTGGACCTCGCCAACTTCATCGCGCCGGAGCACCTGAGCGTGCAGACGCGGGACGCCGAGGCAACGGCGAAGCAAATCCGCAACGCCGGGGCCGTCATGGTCGGCCCGATGACGCCGGTGGCCGTGGGCGACTACATCGCCGGACCGAACCATGTGCTGCCGACCATGCGGCGCGCCCGGTTTTCCTCGCCCCTGACGGCGGAGGATTTCCGGAAGGTGACGAGCTATATCAAGTACAGTGAGGAGCGCCTGCGCGCGCAGGGCACCGACATCGTGCGCCTGGCCGAACTCGAGGGCCTCGAGGCCCACGCGCGGTCGGTGACGGTCCGCCTGGAGGAGTCGTGA
- a CDS encoding triose-phosphate isomerase, with the protein MRKPIIAGNWKMNLKIAEGVALVEALKPLVADVDNVEVVVCPMFTALDAVAKAAAGSNVQVGAQNAYVKAGGAFTGEIGPQFLQDAGCAWVIIGHSERRHILGETDALLNEKLRFALAAGMKVMFCIGELLEERKGGLMNDVIRRQVVEGLKGLTAADLANVVLAYEPVWAIGTGETASPEQAEEVHVFTRALVAELFGADAAAAIRIQYGGSVKPDNAAELFSKENVDGFLVGGAALKADGFAAIIQAAR; encoded by the coding sequence GTGAGAAAGCCGATCATCGCCGGAAACTGGAAAATGAACCTGAAGATCGCGGAGGGCGTGGCGCTGGTGGAGGCGCTGAAGCCGCTGGTCGCGGACGTGGACAATGTGGAAGTCGTTGTGTGCCCCATGTTCACGGCGCTGGACGCCGTGGCGAAGGCGGCGGCGGGCTCGAACGTGCAGGTGGGCGCGCAGAACGCCTATGTGAAGGCGGGCGGCGCGTTCACGGGCGAGATCGGCCCGCAGTTCCTGCAGGACGCCGGGTGCGCGTGGGTGATCATCGGCCACAGCGAGCGGCGCCACATCCTGGGCGAGACCGACGCGCTGCTGAACGAGAAGCTGCGCTTCGCCCTGGCGGCGGGGATGAAGGTGATGTTCTGCATCGGCGAGCTGCTTGAGGAGCGCAAGGGCGGCCTCATGAACGACGTGATCCGCCGTCAGGTGGTCGAGGGGCTGAAGGGCCTCACGGCGGCCGACCTGGCGAACGTGGTGCTGGCGTACGAGCCCGTGTGGGCCATCGGCACCGGCGAGACGGCGTCGCCCGAGCAGGCCGAGGAGGTCCACGTGTTCACGCGGGCCCTCGTGGCCGAACTGTTCGGCGCGGACGCGGCGGCGGCGATCCGGATCCAGTACGGCGGCAGCGTGAAGCCCGACAACGCGGCCGAGCTGTTCTCGAAGGAAAACGTGGACGGGTTCCTCGTCGGCGGCGCCGCGCTGAAGGCGGACGGCTTCGCCGCGATCATCCAGGCGGCCCGCTAG
- a CDS encoding FAD-dependent oxidoreductase has translation MSNGNTPSRRGFLAGAGGLLTSGLWLSAAEADTPILPDDPLFASWTHQTLEADVVVAGGGLAGVCAAIAAARGGARVVLIQDRSRLGGNGSSEIRMHVLGASALKGNPLWRETGIIEELKLTEAALNPQRSFEMWDMVLYDKVVSEPNITLLLDTAVVGAAVEGGRVVRVTAASALLEERHTVSAGFFLDCTGDASLAALAGARYMRGREGRAEYGESLAPETADQKTMGNSLLFMARRHDRPMPYTPPAWARKFTEEDFKHRRIRSWEYGYWWIEWGGELDTIKDNRRIRHELLRILTGVWDHIKNSGKHPESERWALEWVGMIPGKRESRRILGGHVMVQRELEEAVAYPDRVSYGGWPMDDHPPGGMDDRDLPPCVQIGLKKPYSIPLRSLCSADLPNLLMAGRNISVSHVALTSTRVMATCAAMGQAAGAAAAFCAAEKCLPRDVAADPARMARFHQCLLREDQSLVGVVNADPADLARGARATASGQAPGCPPEAVLDGVNRDIGDGSAHQWRAEMGGEGAWLCLEWGKKQTLRQVQFTFDTGLHRKLFLSGEDGTLTGQVRGPQPETVRDYVLEVKDGGKWREIARNTGNFLRLVRHGFETPVKTRTLRLRVLATNGDPHARVFEMRCY, from the coding sequence ATGAGCAACGGAAACACCCCCTCGCGGCGCGGGTTTCTGGCGGGGGCCGGCGGGCTCCTGACCTCCGGGCTGTGGCTGAGCGCCGCGGAGGCGGACACGCCCATCCTCCCGGACGATCCGCTGTTCGCCTCGTGGACCCACCAGACGCTGGAGGCGGATGTGGTGGTGGCCGGCGGCGGGCTGGCGGGGGTCTGCGCTGCCATCGCCGCGGCGCGCGGCGGGGCGCGGGTCGTGCTCATCCAGGACCGCTCCCGGCTGGGCGGCAATGGGAGCAGCGAAATCCGCATGCACGTGCTCGGGGCCAGCGCCCTCAAGGGCAACCCGCTCTGGCGCGAGACGGGGATCATCGAGGAGCTGAAACTCACGGAGGCGGCCCTCAACCCCCAGCGCTCGTTCGAAATGTGGGACATGGTCCTTTACGACAAGGTGGTCTCGGAGCCGAACATCACGCTGCTGCTGGACACGGCGGTGGTCGGCGCGGCGGTGGAGGGCGGGCGCGTGGTCCGTGTGACCGCCGCCAGCGCCCTGCTGGAGGAGCGGCACACCGTCTCCGCCGGGTTCTTCCTCGACTGCACGGGCGACGCGTCGCTGGCGGCGCTGGCCGGGGCGCGCTATATGCGCGGGCGGGAGGGCCGCGCCGAGTACGGGGAGTCCCTCGCGCCGGAGACCGCCGACCAGAAGACCATGGGCAACAGCCTGCTCTTCATGGCGCGGCGGCACGACCGCCCCATGCCCTACACGCCCCCCGCCTGGGCGCGCAAATTCACCGAGGAGGACTTCAAGCACCGCCGCATCCGCAGCTGGGAGTACGGCTACTGGTGGATCGAGTGGGGCGGCGAGCTGGACACCATCAAGGACAACCGCCGCATCCGCCACGAGCTGTTGCGCATCCTGACCGGCGTATGGGACCACATCAAGAACAGCGGGAAGCACCCCGAGTCCGAGCGCTGGGCCCTGGAATGGGTCGGCATGATCCCCGGCAAGCGCGAGAGCCGCCGCATTCTGGGCGGGCACGTCATGGTGCAGCGGGAGCTGGAGGAGGCGGTGGCCTATCCCGACCGCGTTTCCTACGGCGGCTGGCCCATGGACGACCACCCGCCCGGCGGCATGGACGACCGCGACCTGCCGCCCTGCGTGCAGATCGGCCTGAAGAAGCCCTATTCCATCCCCCTGCGCTCGCTGTGCAGCGCGGACCTGCCCAACCTGCTCATGGCGGGCCGCAACATCAGCGTGTCCCATGTCGCCCTCACCTCCACCCGCGTCATGGCCACCTGCGCCGCCATGGGGCAGGCCGCGGGCGCGGCGGCGGCCTTCTGCGCGGCGGAGAAATGCCTGCCCCGCGACGTGGCCGCGGACCCCGCGCGGATGGCCCGGTTCCACCAGTGCCTCCTGCGCGAGGACCAGTCGCTGGTCGGCGTGGTGAACGCCGACCCGGCCGACTTGGCGCGCGGCGCGCGGGCCACGGCGTCGGGGCAGGCCCCCGGCTGTCCGCCGGAGGCGGTGCTGGACGGCGTGAACCGCGACATCGGCGACGGGTCCGCCCACCAGTGGCGCGCGGAGATGGGGGGGGAGGGGGCCTGGCTCTGCCTGGAATGGGGGAAGAAGCAGACGCTCCGTCAGGTGCAGTTCACCTTCGACACGGGCCTCCACCGGAAACTGTTCCTTAGCGGCGAGGACGGCACGCTCACCGGGCAGGTGCGCGGACCGCAGCCCGAGACGGTGCGCGACTATGTGCTCGAGGTGAAGGAC